The window CGATGGCGTGTGATCGCCCCGCAACACTTCGGCAACCGCACCGAATGATTCGAGGTCGCCGATCGTTGCTGCAGCTTCGATCGATGCGATCACAACATCGAAGGCTGAGTCATTGGCGCTGCGTCGAAGCAACTGCATCGCACCGGGGACCAAGTTCGGATGTTTCGCGTGGCATTGACTAAGGTCGAGTACAGCTTGTCGCCGCACCGATACGTCGGGAGACTCGAGCGATTGAAGAATCAGGTCCGGACGAAGAAGCTTTGGGCGATTGGATTTTGTCGTTGAGGTTCGTCGCGGTTCATCGCACCACGATTGATGGATGCCGCCGAGAAGGACGAAAAGCATCGCGGCGGTGAATTGAATCAGCGGCATCGAATCAAATCGGACGTCGCAATGGATTGCGAGTTCAGTGTCGCGGTGGCCGCAGCGAGAAACCGGTCGGCGTCGACGGGGTAGCCCGCGGTGGGTTGGTAGGGTTCTGGGCCGAGCCATCGGTCTTCGAAGTGATGATTGAAAAACGCCATTGCAATCTCGCGAAGGCATTTGGCGTGAAGCGATGACATGGCGACGGGAACGAACGAATCACCTTTGATAGTGAAATGCATTCTCAGTTGGTGGGTCGCCGTCTCAACATCGTAAACGCTGCAGCGGCTCGTTTCATCCACCACGCGAACAATCGCGTCCGGGAAGATCGCCGCGATGACTCCGGCGTAGTAACGTCGGCCGCCGTGCCGGTCGAAAAAGATCTGCCCGTGGTTGTGGGATTCTAGCGTTTGAGAATTCAGCATCGACGCGACTAACCCGAGGCTGGTTTCACCGAGCAGGTCGCTCTTGTTGGCAGAAGTTCCCGAAGCATTTGGTTCGCAGAACGCATTGAAAGCTTTCGCCGTGACCATGCGGGCCCGAGCGTCGGTGACTTGCCAGTCGGGGACCGCCCACGCCTGAGTGGCGCGTGCGATGGATTCTTCTGGTAACCACTCGTCGGGGAGTTCGCTCAGCCATCGTCCCGGCTTCAGCATATCGGCTAGCCATGGAATTGATTCCACGCAATGAAGATCGTCTGGGATCAATGTCGGCAAGCGTTTTTGCCAGTTTGATTCCGGTCGGCCCATCGAATGGTGGGCAAACGAGATTGCTCGATGCAGATTGCCCAGCGGGGAGGTGTCGCCGCGCCGCTGAGTGCGACTTTGAAAGACGCGTTTGGAGTCATCGACTCGGATGCGTTGGCCGTCGATGGAGACGGGCGTCTTCATCACATCCCACATCTCGGCGATCGTG of the Rhodopirellula baltica SH 1 genome contains:
- a CDS encoding ribonuclease H family protein, coding for MFLIAVDEAGYGPKLGPLVIAATLWEGPAKSSQWNDTIAEMWDVMKTPVSIDGQRIRVDDSKRVFQSRTQRRGDTSPLGNLHRAISFAHHSMGRPESNWQKRLPTLIPDDLHCVESIPWLADMLKPGRWLSELPDEWLPEESIARATQAWAVPDWQVTDARARMVTAKAFNAFCEPNASGTSANKSDLLGETSLGLVASMLNSQTLESHNHGQIFFDRHGGRRYYAGVIAAIFPDAIVRVVDETSRCSVYDVETATHQLRMHFTIKGDSFVPVAMSSLHAKCLREIAMAFFNHHFEDRWLGPEPYQPTAGYPVDADRFLAAATATLNSQSIATSDLIRCR